The genomic region TATAGTTTATTTAGTCATGACAATTTTAGGTGCAGCATACATTTTCTGATTCAGATAGTATGAATCCGTGTAAAATTGATTGATAATTTTCTATGCGCAAGGTATATTAAGGGAAATTTTCATAGATTAAATACTACGTATTCGCGACATCTTGGTAGAATTTCTAACTTCTAGACATTGACTGAAATTCTTGGAACGACCAGGTCCGAAATTCACACCCGCATCGTCCAGCTCCAATTGGAATAAATTGGTGTCTCAATCTGTCATTGTGGTTTAAATGGTTCTtcaataatgaaatataaacCAGGtggttaatgaaattttctccAATAATATCTTGAACAAATTGTATTAATATAaagtataaaacaaaaatcgacatagaaaactcaataaattaattaaatagttaTACTCCCTGCATGTGGTTGGCGCGGAGATTACAATTTACTAATTATTATCTGATACAACTGCCCACTTACTAAACAAATTACATTCTAAATTACAGTTTTCACATATTTCATTTAGCCAGATAATTTACACAGAAACAAGCAGaacattattcaatttttctatttccatagaaattgtCTTGCTGGCAAAATTACCAGGAGCTTGAAACACCAGGCCTAAAGATCACATTTACTAACACAAATTCAGTCATAGGCAAGTACCTGTTTATGGTAAAACAAGATATACCCCTCAGAAGCTAATAcatcttttaaattaacaCAGGTAATAATCTCGTCATTACACTTATACCAATAGTCATAGTGTTGGCGCACAAACGCTATATAGTGACCCTCATTTGCAGAATTCCCTGAATGGTTTATAACTGCAAATAGGGAGTATCTATTATCTGAGGGAAAAGGCCCAGCATTGCCTCTTTTACTCATAAAAGGGCTCATGTCTATCATATCGGGAAAAGAAATGGCAGTGGCAATTTTAATATCTGCATTTGAGTTTGAAAATCTCTTTAAGTGGAAAGTAGCAACTATAGGGAGCGTTTTTATGGTCAGTTGTTTGGTGCTCTCTTGCTTGGAACCACAATTCTCACACATGATTTTTTCCCTACCTAAATGTTCTGCTTTGGTGAAACTCTCCAAGCAATCCATTAAAGAGCAAGGAGAACGTCCTCCTTCAGTCACAGAACCAAGGTCTAGAGCAAAGTCCCATGTAGGATCTGTAGTTGTAGAGACTCCCTTACAATTTTGACAAACAACATCGCTTTGCAGCCCTCCAGTGAATATTTGATGAATAATACAAGGGCATTTGCTAGTGTTATTGTGGTTTTGCTGTGACATAGACTCTGAGTAATGTTTGTGCAACAAATCTAATGCAGCCATAAAAAACTCATGTGCATCATGCTGTTTATGTCCACACAAATGAGGAGCTTGAGTCCATGTCAAATGCAACAAGTCATGAAGTGCTAAAGGTGCCTTTTCTCCAttataaaattcttgaaatagTTTAGAAACTGCACATACTAGACAAGCACCATGCACCCACTTGCAATAATGGTGTTCAGTTAGGAAATAATCCCGTAGTAAGGGGGTATGCATGAGGGCCTGCACAATGCAATTCATGAAACAAGTTGATCCTAAATTAATCAAACCTCTCAGTCCTATAGAAGTCTCAGGTGTAATGCACACCTTTTTAGTCCTGCTTGTCAACAGCTGCCTCTCTTCATCTGTAGGATCCCAAGAAATGCATTCAAACAGCCATTTCTTAAAAGTATGGCACTGCATTCTGTTCTTAAATGCAATACTATCAAAATCAGCATCATAGATATAATCCCCACAACCAGAACAATGTAGTTGTCCATAGTGGATTTCCAGTGATAAATGATGCTCCTTCTGTTTCATGTGATCTCGAATGTGTTCAATACACCCAAAGAAAACACAGTCTAAACACACATGAATGAAGGGTCCCCGGCTTTTGCAAGTGTGACAATAGGCATTGCACAAACGCATTTGCTTGTACATGGAATTGGTGCTCACCACAAATACTGAATGGATGAATTCCAAGTTTTGCATGTTAGACATTTCTTCTTTGAATGTTTGGAAATGTTCACAGCCCTTAGCTGCCATTGGGCGGTTGTCTCTTGATTAGTGCGATTCTAAGATAAATGTGATGCCAGCGCTAAATTCTACtttaaatccaattttttcgagtttattttttatttagtttagcTCTATGTAGACTTAAACAtgagaatataaaaaacaataataacaaagCAGTTCGGCTACTGACATATATATAGAAGTACGGCAACAATGGAAGGGTTAATGGAATTACGTGAAATATTTGTCTATCTTTGTCTATCTCTTTTACTTTATcgagcaaattaaaaaaaaaactactttttagtttttagtaAAGGTTGCAACGTAGCATATGTCatgtcaaatatttatttgtactttgtttgtttacattcTGGTTTGTTGTAATTGTAGATATTCCCGCTATATTATTCAGgatattttagattaaaagaattaaaaatatttgaaaatacacAGCACAATCAGTACTTTTACAGTCATTCCTGTCAGAAAATCCTCAACACCCTCAAATGTTTAGAATTATAACCACTATAGGactcaattaattattttatcatgAACTTATCCATTTGGTGGCTATTTACCTGTTTTGTGCGCCCCTTTATCAAGTGGTTTTTGCGTAAAACCACGGGCCTTTGCGAGTTGCAGCGCATCTGCTATGGTAAGATTAGTGGAGCCCCACGAGTCAAAGGTGTTGAGCAATCATTGAATCTCTCCCGAACCAGACAAATTCAGCAGCTAGTTAGTCAGTTGAATGATACTGCAGATAATAGAATGTTTATACAGAATGAAAGAgaagttttaaaaggtttatttttgcgatattttatttgataaataaagttacattttgatgtattttttAGGTACAATAAGCACAGTTCTGttggtgaaaaaaattaatcctaAAATCCATCATCAGTTTCTTACttcatttggaaaatgtgtAGAGCAGATATGGGGCTATCGTCAGTTGGTGGCAGAAGTAGAGCAGCTTAGACAAATTGCCTTTGACAGTGATGATTTTGAGCATGAGAGAAAGTTGTATGATTTGTGGGAAAATTTAATGCCACATGAAACACTTGAGGGTGAGATTTGTATTAGGTGAAACcatcataaattaatttaatattaggAAGAATCAGCAAACAGTGGCAAGACATAGGTTTCCAAGGAGAAGACCCTAAAACAGATTTCCGAGGAATGGGAATGCTGGGTCTTGAAAACCTGCTTTTCTTTTCCACAGAATATCGTGCCCCAGCCCAACATGTTTTATCCCACTCTATGCATCCAATTAATGGATATTGCTTTGCAATAGTTGGCATTAATTTGACCTCAATGGCGTGGATGTTACTACGAGATGGAAGTGCAAAAACCTATTTTTACAACATATCCAGAAGTGTTCCCACCATAAGATTGTTTCACTCTTTTTATAGCTATTTATTTTACGAATTTGATAGATTTTGGTTGGAATCCAAACCTAAGAATATAATGGAATTTTCTAGTGTTAAAGAGAGgtttgaaaagaaaatccgAGTGCTCTTAGAGAATCCATGCATGCAGTTTAAAATTGCCTTGAAGGTGGACAATGTCTAAGCCTGTGGAGGAAAAACTAGTCAATGCTTAGTTTTGTTAAGCACATTGttcctttaaatgtttttgacagtatttatttcatttctgtAATGTGTAATGTAGACCTGGAGTATGTATACTGGAAGTATTCAAGCTCAAAATAGTTAAATGTATGTTTGTTGTGAGAATTTTTTGGAGtgtaatgtatatttttttattaaggaaaGAAAGCCTCCTTTATTCTACCCATCTTATGATAAGTtcgtaaaagaaaattttaaagttatgaaatatattgaaaatggtggATCCGCCAGGTCGTTGAAAGTTCTCGGGGTTGCCATATTTGCAGGTCCACCAATGCAgctatatatattttttaaaatgggatTGTCAATGTGACTGACAGATCATGAAT from Euwallacea fornicatus isolate EFF26 chromosome 29, ASM4011564v1, whole genome shotgun sequence harbors:
- the not gene encoding ubiquitin carboxyl-terminal hydrolase 22, whose protein sequence is MAAKGCEHFQTFKEEMSNMQNLEFIHSVFVVSTNSMYKQMRLCNAYCHTCKSRGPFIHVCLDCVFFGCIEHIRDHMKQKEHHLSLEIHYGQLHCSGCGDYIYDADFDSIAFKNRMQCHTFKKWLFECISWDPTDEERQLLTSRTKKVCITPETSIGLRGLINLGSTCFMNCIVQALMHTPLLRDYFLTEHHYCKWVHGACLVCAVSKLFQEFYNGEKAPLALHDLLHLTWTQAPHLCGHKQHDAHEFFMAALDLLHKHYSESMSQQNHNNTSKCPCIIHQIFTGGLQSDVVCQNCKGVSTTTDPTWDFALDLGSVTEGGRSPCSLMDCLESFTKAEHLGREKIMCENCGSKQESTKQLTIKTLPIVATFHLKRFSNSNADIKIATAISFPDMIDMSPFMSKRGNAGPFPSDNRYSLFAVINHSGNSANEGHYIAFVRQHYDYWYKCNDEIITCVNLKDVLASEGYILFYHKQVLAYD
- the LOC136347550 gene encoding ELMO domain-containing protein 2 encodes the protein MNLSIWWLFTCFVRPFIKWFLRKTTGLCELQRICYGKISGAPRVKGVEQSLNLSRTRQIQQLVSQLNDTADNRMFIQNEREVLKGTISTVLLVKKINPKIHHQFLTSFGKCVEQIWGYRQLVAEVEQLRQIAFDSDDFEHERKLYDLWENLMPHETLEGRISKQWQDIGFQGEDPKTDFRGMGMLGLENLLFFSTEYRAPAQHVLSHSMHPINGYCFAIVGINLTSMAWMLLRDGSAKTYFYNISRSVPTIRLFHSFYSYLFYEFDRFWLESKPKNIMEFSSVKERFEKKIRVLLENPCMQFKIALKVDNV